One Carassius carassius chromosome 20, fCarCar2.1, whole genome shotgun sequence DNA segment encodes these proteins:
- the ncbp2as2 gene encoding protein NCBP2AS2, whose translation MVLRRIFHALINNAQVVEKLSESRPIRRAAQITAYAIAKAQIAGKDASTKLLRSDTLRQIREETSKMPKDVEELGRRATRLRDTFVKDVKEGMRDANRRIKDRK comes from the coding sequence ATGGTGCTGCGGCGGATCTTTCATGCTTTGATAAATAACGCTCAAGTAGTAGAGAAGCTCTCGGAGTCTCGACCCATCAGACGCGCGGCGCAGATCACGGCCTACGCCATCGCTAAAGCACAAATCGCCGGGAAAGACGCATCGACCAAGCTGCTCAGATCCGACACTTTACGCCAGATACGCGAGGAGACGTCAAAAATGCCCAAGGATGTGGAAGAGTTGGGTCGGAGAGCTACTAGACTGCGGGATACGTTTGTAAAGGATGTGAAAGAGGGAATGAGAGACGCCAACAGACGGATAAAAGACAGAAAGTGA